One Rhodothermus bifroesti DNA window includes the following coding sequences:
- the tpiA gene encoding triose-phosphate isomerase — MLVAGNWKMHTDRAEAIALARAIVASLGDPSPIRVAVCPPFVNLEAVRQVLEGSPIALGAQNMHHEEAGAYTGEVSAAMLRAVGCRYVILGHSERRQYFGETDALVNQKVKRALQHGLVPIVCVGETLAERQAGQAEAVVERQLQGVLDGVELPSAEALVIAYEPVWAIGTGHTATPDEAQKMHALIRQLLIARYGDAIGRALHILYGGSVKPDNAAALFAQPDVDGGLIGGASLKAADFTAIVQAARH; from the coding sequence ATGCTTGTTGCCGGAAATTGGAAGATGCATACCGACCGAGCGGAAGCCATTGCGCTAGCTCGGGCTATCGTGGCCAGCCTAGGCGACCCCAGTCCAATTCGTGTTGCTGTATGCCCTCCATTTGTTAACTTAGAAGCTGTGCGCCAAGTGCTTGAAGGGTCACCGATTGCGTTAGGGGCTCAAAACATGCATCATGAAGAGGCTGGCGCCTACACAGGAGAAGTTTCAGCCGCCATGCTGCGGGCCGTAGGGTGCCGGTACGTCATTTTGGGGCACTCGGAGCGGCGTCAGTATTTTGGCGAAACAGATGCCCTTGTCAATCAAAAAGTTAAGCGAGCCCTGCAGCACGGTCTAGTGCCAATCGTCTGCGTAGGCGAGACGCTTGCAGAGCGTCAGGCCGGGCAGGCTGAGGCGGTCGTTGAGCGTCAGCTTCAGGGTGTGCTGGACGGCGTTGAGCTCCCATCGGCCGAGGCCCTGGTGATTGCTTACGAGCCGGTGTGGGCGATTGGGACCGGTCATACAGCCACCCCAGACGAGGCGCAAAAAATGCATGCGCTCATTCGTCAGCTGCTCATCGCGCGCTATGGCGATGCCATTGGTCGGGCACTTCATATCCTTTATGGGGGTAGTGTAAAGCCGGACAATGCCGCAGCCCTTTTTGCCCAGCCAGATGTCGATGGTGGGTTAATTGGTGGAGCAAGCCTAAAGGCAGCTGATTTTACCGCAATCGTTCAGGCTGCTCGGCACTGA